From Solwaraspora sp. WMMD1047, the proteins below share one genomic window:
- the rpsA gene encoding 30S ribosomal protein S1: MTSSIEAPSSATRVTHDDLGSEEAFLAAIDETIKYFNDGDIVEGTVVKVDRDEVLLDIGYKTEGVIPSRELSIKHDVDPAEVVSVGDHIEALVLQKEDKEGRLILSKKRAQYERAWGTIEKIKDEDGVVRGSVIEVVKGGLILDIGLRGFLPASLVEMRRVRDLQPYVGRELEAKIIELDKNRNNVVLSRRAWLEQTQSEVRTEFLNKLQKGQVRKGVVSSIVNFGAFVDLGGVDGLVHVSELSWKHIDHPSEVVEVGQEVEVEVLDVDLDRERVSLSLKATQEDPWRQFARTHAIQQIVPGKVTKLVPFGAFVRVDDGIEGLVHISELAERHVEIPEQVVQVGSDVMVKVIDIDLERRRISLSLKQANEGFVEGEEHFDPTLYGMAATYDNEGNYIYPEGFDPETGEWLEGFDKQRETWETQYAEARTRWEAHTKQVQTSRAADAEAAANPTPPSAAASSGGGGGGATSSSSPAPARQAEEPAGTLATDEALAALREKLAGGK; the protein is encoded by the coding sequence ATGACGAGCAGCATCGAGGCCCCCTCGAGCGCCACCCGGGTCACCCACGACGATCTCGGTTCCGAGGAGGCTTTCCTCGCCGCGATCGACGAGACCATCAAGTACTTCAACGACGGCGACATTGTCGAAGGCACCGTCGTCAAGGTCGATCGGGACGAGGTCCTGCTCGACATCGGCTACAAGACCGAGGGGGTCATCCCCTCTCGCGAGTTGTCGATCAAGCACGACGTTGACCCCGCCGAGGTGGTGTCGGTCGGTGATCACATCGAGGCCCTGGTTCTCCAGAAGGAGGACAAGGAGGGCCGCCTGATCCTCTCGAAGAAGCGGGCGCAGTACGAGCGCGCCTGGGGCACCATCGAGAAGATCAAGGACGAGGACGGCGTCGTGCGCGGCTCCGTCATCGAGGTGGTCAAGGGTGGCCTCATCCTCGACATCGGGTTGCGGGGCTTCCTGCCCGCCTCGCTTGTCGAGATGCGTCGCGTGCGTGACCTGCAGCCGTACGTGGGCCGCGAGCTGGAAGCGAAGATCATCGAGCTGGACAAGAACCGCAACAACGTGGTTCTGTCCCGCCGGGCGTGGTTGGAGCAGACCCAGTCCGAGGTGCGCACCGAGTTCCTGAACAAGCTGCAGAAGGGGCAGGTCCGCAAGGGCGTCGTCTCCTCGATCGTCAACTTCGGCGCGTTCGTGGACCTGGGCGGCGTGGACGGCCTGGTGCACGTCTCCGAGCTGTCCTGGAAGCACATCGACCACCCGTCCGAGGTGGTCGAGGTCGGCCAGGAGGTGGAGGTCGAGGTCCTCGACGTCGACCTGGACCGGGAGCGGGTCTCGCTGTCGCTCAAGGCGACCCAGGAGGACCCGTGGCGGCAGTTCGCCCGGACCCACGCGATCCAGCAGATCGTGCCGGGCAAGGTCACCAAGCTGGTGCCGTTCGGTGCGTTCGTCCGCGTCGACGACGGCATCGAGGGCCTGGTGCACATCTCCGAGCTGGCCGAGCGGCACGTGGAGATCCCGGAGCAGGTCGTCCAGGTGGGTTCGGACGTCATGGTCAAGGTCATCGACATCGACCTGGAGCGGCGCCGGATCTCGCTCTCGCTCAAGCAGGCCAACGAGGGCTTCGTTGAGGGCGAGGAGCACTTCGACCCCACCCTCTACGGCATGGCCGCGACGTACGACAACGAGGGCAACTACATCTACCCGGAGGGCTTCGACCCGGAGACCGGGGAGTGGCTGGAAGGCTTCGACAAGCAGCGGGAGACCTGGGAGACGCAGTACGCCGAGGCGCGGACCCGTTGGGAGGCCCACACCAAGCAGGTGCAGACCTCCCGGGCCGCCGACGCCGAGGCCGCCGCGAACCCCACCCCGCCGAGCGCGGCCGCGTCCAGCGGCGGTGGCGGTGGCGGCGCGACGTCGTCGTCCAGCCCGGCCCCGGCCCGGCAGGCCGAGGAGCCGGCCGGCACCCTGGCCACCGACGAGGCGCTCGCGGCACTGCGCGAGAAGCTCGCCGGCGGCAAGTGA
- a CDS encoding DUF2945 domain-containing protein encodes MRTNQATHAGRDEPRKGDRVSWRSHGGTAHGTVQEKITERTEAAGRTVAASPQEPQYRVRTDEGRDAVHKPQALRPERR; translated from the coding sequence GTGCGGACCAACCAGGCGACTCACGCCGGTCGGGACGAGCCGCGCAAGGGCGACCGGGTCAGCTGGCGCAGCCACGGCGGCACGGCACACGGCACCGTGCAGGAGAAGATCACCGAGCGGACCGAGGCGGCCGGGCGGACGGTGGCCGCCTCCCCGCAGGAGCCGCAGTACCGGGTCCGCACCGACGAGGGCCGCGACGCCGTGCACAAGCCCCAGGCGCTGCGCCCCGAGCGGAGGTGA
- a CDS encoding ABC transporter ATP-binding protein, with protein MLLELDQVTVAYGRIEALHGISITVDEGEIVALIGANGAGKTTTMRAISGIRSLSAGRITFNGEDISKLRADLRVIRGLCQSPEGRQIFPGMTVLENLDMGAYTRRDTAGIAADLERVLTLFPRLRERRKQAGGTLSGGEQQMLAVGRALMSRPKLLLLDEPSMGLAPMVIRQIFDIITEINQQGTTILLVEQNAQQALSRAHRGYVLETGRIVKEGSGQDLLHDPSIKEAYLGVA; from the coding sequence ATGCTGCTTGAGCTGGATCAGGTCACCGTCGCGTACGGGCGGATCGAGGCCCTGCACGGCATCAGCATCACCGTCGACGAGGGCGAGATCGTGGCCCTCATCGGGGCCAACGGTGCCGGCAAGACCACCACCATGCGGGCGATCTCCGGCATCCGGTCGCTGTCGGCCGGGCGGATCACCTTCAACGGCGAGGACATCAGCAAGCTCCGGGCCGACCTGCGGGTCATCCGGGGGCTGTGCCAGTCACCGGAGGGCCGGCAGATCTTCCCCGGCATGACGGTGCTGGAGAACCTCGACATGGGGGCGTACACCCGGCGCGACACGGCCGGGATCGCCGCCGACCTGGAGCGGGTGCTGACCCTCTTCCCGCGGCTGCGGGAGCGGCGCAAGCAGGCCGGTGGCACGCTCTCCGGCGGCGAGCAGCAGATGCTCGCGGTCGGCCGGGCGCTGATGAGCCGGCCGAAGCTGCTGCTGCTCGACGAGCCGTCGATGGGGCTGGCGCCGATGGTGATCCGGCAGATCTTCGACATCATCACGGAGATCAACCAGCAGGGCACCACCATCCTGCTGGTCGAGCAGAACGCCCAGCAGGCGTTGTCCCGGGCGCACCGGGGCTACGTGCTGGAGACCGGCCGGATCGTCAAGGAGGGGAGCGGGCAGGACCTGCTGCACGACCCGTCGATCAAGGAGGCGTACCTCGGCGTCGCCTGA
- the coaE gene encoding dephospho-CoA kinase produces the protein MLSVGLTGGIGSGKSAVAARLAGHGAVVIDSDRLAREVVAAGTDGHRAVVAAFGERVLAADGELDRAALGGIVFADATARSRLEEIIHPRVRARSAELAAAAPPDAVLVNDVPLLVEVGLAPAYHLVVVVSAAAGVRVDRLVRHRAMTAEQAQQRIDAQVDDERRQAAADVLLDNNGPLTDLHAAVDALWTDRLVPYEHNVRQRRHAARPQPVSLVEPDPTWPAQYARLAARIRHALRPAEPRIDHIGSTAVPGLAAKDIIDIQLGVDTDAADPLAGPEAAELVDRLSGAGFPPLPGQWWDTPHGPGQPPDRWPKLLHGNADPGRPVNLHVRVAGSPGWRYALLMRDHLRADPARVAEYLAVKRGLAAQGLPIEAYAAAKEPWFDEEHRLAEEWAEATGWRP, from the coding sequence GTGCTGAGTGTGGGGTTGACCGGGGGGATCGGGTCGGGGAAGAGCGCGGTGGCGGCGAGACTGGCCGGGCACGGGGCGGTGGTCATCGACTCGGACCGGCTCGCCCGGGAGGTGGTCGCCGCCGGCACCGACGGGCACCGGGCGGTCGTCGCGGCCTTCGGGGAGCGGGTGCTGGCCGCCGACGGCGAGCTGGACCGGGCCGCGCTGGGCGGGATCGTCTTCGCCGACGCCACCGCCCGGTCCCGGCTGGAGGAGATCATCCACCCCCGGGTACGCGCCCGCAGCGCCGAACTCGCCGCCGCCGCCCCGCCCGACGCGGTGCTGGTCAACGACGTACCCCTGCTGGTGGAGGTGGGGCTCGCGCCCGCGTACCACCTGGTGGTGGTGGTCTCCGCGGCGGCGGGGGTGCGGGTCGACCGGTTGGTGCGGCACCGGGCGATGACCGCCGAGCAGGCGCAGCAGCGGATCGACGCGCAGGTCGACGACGAACGGCGGCAGGCCGCGGCCGACGTGCTGCTCGACAACAACGGTCCGCTCACCGACCTGCACGCCGCCGTGGACGCGCTCTGGACCGACCGGCTAGTGCCCTACGAGCACAACGTCCGGCAGCGGCGGCATGCCGCCCGGCCGCAGCCGGTGTCGCTCGTCGAACCGGACCCGACCTGGCCGGCCCAGTACGCCCGGCTCGCCGCCCGGATCCGGCACGCGCTCCGCCCGGCCGAACCGCGGATCGACCACATCGGCTCGACCGCGGTGCCCGGCCTGGCCGCCAAGGACATCATCGACATCCAGCTCGGCGTCGACACCGACGCCGCCGACCCGCTGGCCGGACCCGAGGCCGCCGAGCTCGTGGACCGGCTGTCCGGGGCCGGGTTTCCTCCCCTGCCCGGCCAGTGGTGGGACACCCCGCACGGGCCGGGGCAGCCGCCGGATCGCTGGCCGAAGCTGCTGCACGGCAACGCCGATCCGGGCCGCCCGGTGAACCTGCACGTCCGGGTCGCCGGATCACCCGGCTGGCGGTACGCCCTGCTGATGCGCGACCACCTGCGGGCCGACCCGGCCCGGGTGGCGGAGTACCTGGCGGTCAAGCGCGGGCTCGCGGCGCAGGGACTGCCGATCGAGGCGTACGCGGCGGCGAAGGAGCCCTGGTTCGACGAGGAGCACCGGCTGGCCGAGGAGTGGGCCGAGGCGACCGGCTGGCGCCCCTGA
- a CDS encoding branched-chain amino acid ABC transporter permease: MNFDELFGHLGQHTVDGLSKGSIYALIALGYTLVYGVLRLINFAHSEVFMVGTFAVLGVWTAMGVQANPPIGQAILILLIGLIAAAIAAGGTALAIERVAYRPLRRKNAPPLIFLITAIGLSLVFVEVFGFVLPKLFGGIAETLFGRPRQIIGMPTIIEQKTLFTIAGTAITNVQLIVVIAAVAMMAVLDWFINRTRYGRGVRAVAQNPETAALMGVNQDRVIMLIFVLGGIMAGAAALLWSMRFGFTQNSIGFVLGLKAFTAAVLGGIGNLRGALLGGLLLGIVEVYGATLLQSRWEDVIAFVVLIVVLMFRPTGLLGESLGRARA, translated from the coding sequence GTGAATTTCGACGAACTATTCGGCCATCTCGGCCAGCACACCGTCGACGGGCTCTCCAAGGGATCGATCTACGCCCTGATCGCTCTCGGCTACACCCTCGTCTACGGCGTCCTGCGCCTGATCAACTTCGCGCACTCCGAGGTTTTCATGGTCGGCACCTTCGCGGTGCTCGGCGTCTGGACCGCCATGGGAGTGCAGGCCAACCCGCCGATCGGGCAGGCCATCCTCATTCTGCTGATCGGTCTGATCGCCGCCGCGATCGCCGCCGGCGGCACGGCACTGGCGATCGAACGCGTGGCCTACCGGCCACTGCGCCGAAAGAACGCGCCACCACTTATCTTTCTGATCACCGCGATCGGCCTGTCGCTGGTCTTCGTCGAGGTCTTCGGCTTCGTACTGCCGAAGCTCTTCGGCGGGATCGCCGAGACCCTCTTCGGGCGGCCCCGGCAGATCATCGGGATGCCCACCATCATCGAGCAGAAGACGCTCTTCACCATCGCCGGCACCGCGATCACGAACGTGCAGCTGATCGTGGTGATCGCCGCGGTGGCGATGATGGCGGTGCTGGACTGGTTCATCAACCGCACCCGGTACGGCCGGGGCGTGCGGGCCGTCGCGCAGAACCCGGAGACGGCCGCCCTGATGGGCGTCAACCAGGACCGGGTGATCATGCTGATCTTCGTGCTCGGCGGGATCATGGCCGGCGCCGCGGCGCTGCTGTGGAGCATGCGGTTCGGCTTCACCCAGAACAGCATCGGCTTCGTGCTCGGTCTCAAGGCGTTCACCGCCGCGGTGCTGGGCGGCATCGGCAACCTGCGCGGCGCCCTGCTCGGCGGGCTGCTCCTCGGCATCGTCGAGGTCTACGGCGCGACGCTGCTGCAGTCCCGGTGGGAGGACGTGATCGCGTTCGTGGTGCTGATCGTGGTGCTGATGTTCCGGCCGACCGGCCTGCTCGGTGAGTCGCTGGGGAGGGCCCGAGCATGA
- a CDS encoding class I SAM-dependent methyltransferase yields the protein MERRPVGDGEARRANRRWWDADADAYQAEHGAFLGDVDWVWCPERLREADARLLGELRGRRILELGCGAAAGARWLATEGARPVALDLSAGMLRHAARAATRSGVRVPLVQADALALPFATGAFDLVATAFGAVPFVADSAAVMREVFRVLRPGGSWVFSITHPMRWIFLDDPGERGLTAVHSYFDRRPYVEQDADGVPTYVEQHRTVGDRVREIVGAGFVLRDVVEPEWPAGHEQLWGQWSPLRGRLFPGTAIFVCDRPAGALPTAGRG from the coding sequence GTGGAGCGGCGACCGGTCGGCGACGGGGAGGCCCGCCGGGCCAACCGCCGGTGGTGGGACGCGGACGCCGACGCGTACCAGGCCGAACACGGCGCGTTCCTCGGCGACGTGGACTGGGTCTGGTGCCCGGAACGGCTGCGCGAGGCCGACGCCCGACTCCTCGGCGAGCTGCGCGGACGCCGGATACTGGAGCTGGGCTGCGGGGCGGCCGCGGGCGCCCGGTGGCTGGCCACCGAGGGTGCCCGGCCGGTCGCCCTGGACCTGTCCGCCGGCATGTTGCGGCACGCCGCTCGCGCGGCCACCCGATCCGGGGTACGCGTACCGCTGGTGCAGGCCGACGCGCTGGCACTGCCCTTCGCGACCGGCGCGTTCGACCTGGTCGCCACGGCGTTCGGGGCGGTGCCGTTCGTGGCCGACTCGGCGGCGGTGATGCGGGAGGTGTTCCGGGTGCTGCGCCCGGGCGGCTCGTGGGTCTTCTCGATCACCCATCCGATGCGCTGGATCTTCCTCGACGATCCGGGCGAGCGCGGCCTGACCGCGGTGCACTCGTACTTCGACCGGCGCCCGTACGTGGAACAGGACGCCGACGGGGTGCCGACGTACGTCGAGCAGCACCGGACGGTCGGCGACCGGGTCCGGGAGATCGTCGGGGCGGGTTTCGTGCTGCGGGACGTGGTGGAACCGGAGTGGCCGGCGGGGCACGAGCAGCTCTGGGGGCAGTGGAGCCCGCTGCGCGGCCGGCTCTTCCCGGGCACCGCGATCTTCGTCTGCGACCGGCCGGCCGGCGCGTTACCGACGGCCGGTCGCGGGTAG
- the polA gene encoding DNA polymerase I gives MTASTAPRLLLIDGHSVAYRAFFALPVENFSTTTGQPTNAVYGFTSMLINVLRDERPTHLIVAFDVSRKSFRTEKYAEYKAGRSETPADFHGQVSLVKEVLAALRVPVVEKEGYEADDVLATLAKQGRQAGMDVLICTGDRDAFQLVGPQITVLYPRKGVSDLARMDPAAVTERYGVGPEQYRDLAALVGESSDNLSGVPGVGPKTAAKWIIQYGGVEGVIAQADKIKGKAGESLRERLADVIRNYDLNCLVDDLELSLRAEDSRWPGWDREAVHQVFDTLQFRILRDRLYQYLDAVEPEAEAGFELAGEVLPAGGVATWLATHAPAGVPTGVAVAGTFGRGTGSLTGVALAAASGEAGWFDPAALDPVDEAAVGAWLADPDRPKVLHDSKPALLAFAEHGWSLRGVSRDTALAAYLARPDQRSYDLTDLALRYLHRELRVDAPETGQLTLDGLGDDGAVEQNLMLRARATLDLADALDAELSRDAGTASRLMADVELPLVEVLAGMERTGIAADTDYLSELEALFAGEVKAAAQSAYQVVGREFNLGSPKQLQEILFTELGLPKTKKIKTGYTTDADALQWLYAQNPHPVLEHLLRHRDVARLKSTVDGLLKSVSDDGRIHTTFHQTVAATGRLSSTDPNLQNIPIRTEEGRRIRRAFVVGAGYESLLTADYSQIEMRIMAHLSGDEALIAAFNSGADFHAATASSVFAVDLAAVTADHRRKIKAMNYGLAYGLSAFGLSQQLGISAEEARGLMEEYFGRFGGVRDYLQTVVRKAVLDGYTETILGRRRYLPDLVSDNRQRREMAERMALNAPIQGSAADLIKVAMLHVDTALRGSGLRSRLLLQVHDELVFEVAPGEREPLEALVRREMGGAHPLSVPLEVSVGAGPDWNSADH, from the coding sequence GTGACAGCCTCCACCGCACCGCGCCTGCTCCTCATCGATGGTCACTCGGTGGCCTACCGGGCCTTCTTCGCCCTGCCGGTGGAGAACTTCTCCACCACCACCGGGCAGCCGACGAACGCGGTCTACGGCTTCACCTCGATGCTGATCAACGTGCTCCGCGACGAGCGGCCGACCCACCTGATCGTCGCCTTCGACGTGTCCCGCAAGTCCTTCCGCACCGAGAAGTACGCCGAGTACAAGGCCGGTCGCTCGGAGACCCCCGCCGACTTCCACGGTCAGGTCAGCCTGGTCAAGGAGGTGCTGGCCGCGCTGCGGGTGCCGGTGGTGGAGAAGGAGGGCTACGAGGCCGACGACGTGCTCGCCACCCTCGCGAAGCAGGGCCGGCAGGCCGGCATGGACGTGCTGATCTGCACCGGCGACCGGGACGCCTTCCAACTGGTCGGCCCGCAGATCACCGTGCTCTACCCGCGCAAGGGCGTCTCCGACCTGGCCCGGATGGACCCGGCGGCGGTCACCGAACGCTACGGCGTCGGCCCGGAGCAGTACCGCGACCTGGCCGCCCTGGTCGGTGAGAGCAGCGACAACCTCTCCGGCGTGCCGGGCGTCGGCCCGAAGACGGCCGCCAAGTGGATCATCCAGTACGGCGGGGTCGAGGGCGTCATCGCCCAGGCCGACAAGATCAAGGGCAAGGCGGGGGAGAGCCTGCGCGAGCGGCTGGCTGATGTGATCCGAAACTACGACCTCAACTGTCTCGTCGACGACCTGGAGCTCTCCCTGCGGGCCGAGGATTCCCGCTGGCCCGGCTGGGACCGCGAAGCCGTCCACCAGGTCTTCGACACCCTGCAGTTCCGGATCCTGCGGGACCGCCTCTACCAGTACCTCGACGCCGTCGAGCCGGAGGCGGAGGCCGGATTCGAGCTGGCCGGCGAGGTGCTGCCGGCCGGCGGGGTGGCGACCTGGCTGGCCACCCACGCGCCGGCCGGGGTGCCGACCGGGGTGGCGGTGGCCGGCACCTTCGGCCGGGGCACCGGCTCGCTGACCGGGGTGGCGCTGGCCGCCGCGAGCGGCGAGGCGGGCTGGTTCGACCCGGCCGCCCTCGACCCGGTCGACGAGGCGGCGGTCGGCGCCTGGCTGGCCGACCCCGACCGGCCCAAGGTGCTGCACGACAGCAAGCCCGCGCTGCTCGCCTTCGCCGAGCACGGCTGGAGCCTGCGCGGGGTCAGCCGGGACACCGCGCTCGCCGCCTACCTGGCCCGCCCCGACCAGCGCTCCTACGACCTGACCGACCTGGCGCTGCGCTACCTGCACCGGGAGCTGCGGGTGGACGCGCCGGAGACCGGGCAGCTCACCCTCGACGGGCTGGGCGACGACGGCGCTGTCGAGCAGAACCTGATGCTGCGGGCCCGGGCCACCCTGGACCTGGCCGACGCGCTGGACGCCGAGCTGTCCCGGGACGCGGGCACCGCCTCCCGACTGATGGCCGACGTCGAGCTGCCCCTGGTCGAGGTGCTGGCCGGGATGGAACGCACCGGCATCGCCGCCGACACCGACTACCTCTCCGAGCTGGAGGCGCTCTTCGCCGGCGAGGTGAAGGCGGCGGCCCAGTCGGCGTACCAGGTGGTCGGGCGGGAGTTCAACCTGGGTTCGCCGAAGCAGCTGCAGGAGATCCTCTTCACCGAGCTGGGCCTGCCGAAGACCAAGAAGATCAAGACCGGCTACACCACCGACGCCGACGCCCTGCAGTGGCTCTATGCGCAGAACCCGCACCCCGTGCTGGAGCACCTGCTACGACACCGCGACGTGGCCCGGCTCAAGTCCACCGTGGACGGGCTGCTCAAGTCGGTCTCCGACGACGGCCGGATCCACACCACCTTCCACCAGACGGTGGCCGCCACCGGCCGGCTCTCCTCGACCGACCCGAACCTGCAGAACATCCCGATCCGCACCGAGGAGGGCCGCCGGATCCGGCGCGCGTTCGTCGTCGGCGCCGGGTACGAGTCGCTGCTCACCGCCGACTACAGCCAGATCGAGATGCGGATCATGGCGCACCTCTCCGGCGACGAGGCGCTGATCGCCGCCTTCAACTCCGGCGCGGACTTCCACGCCGCCACCGCCTCCTCGGTCTTCGCCGTCGACCTGGCCGCGGTCACCGCCGACCACCGCCGCAAGATCAAGGCAATGAACTACGGCCTGGCGTACGGGCTCAGCGCGTTCGGGCTGTCTCAGCAGCTCGGCATCAGCGCCGAGGAGGCGCGTGGGCTGATGGAGGAATACTTCGGCCGCTTCGGCGGGGTCCGCGACTACCTGCAGACGGTGGTCCGCAAGGCGGTGCTCGACGGCTACACCGAGACGATTCTGGGCCGCCGGCGTTACCTGCCCGACCTGGTGAGCGACAACCGGCAGCGCCGCGAGATGGCCGAGCGGATGGCGCTGAACGCCCCCATCCAGGGCTCGGCCGCCGACCTCATCAAGGTGGCGATGCTGCACGTCGACACCGCGCTGCGCGGCTCCGGGCTCCGGTCGCGGCTGCTGTTGCAGGTGCACGACGAGCTGGTCTTCGAGGTGGCACCCGGCGAGCGGGAGCCGCTGGAGGCGCTGGTCCGCCGGGAGATGGGCGGCGCCCACCCGCTCTCGGTCCCGCTGGAGGTCTCGGTCGGCGCCGGCCCCGACTGGAACAGCGCTGACCACTGA
- a CDS encoding branched-chain amino acid ABC transporter permease yields the protein MIDKARAMDSRRLAFLTGIGDRFRALPKWQRMLAVVAGIAFLYYLPLLGIPGLTWLRTDSIEGGNNWAGVLFVCAIYVLVAIGLNVVVGLAGLLDLGYIGFFAIGAYSVALFGSVNSPVVQWIQREFDLPPTWAVTWAVCAFLALVLTLISGVILGWPTLRLRGDYLAIVTLGFGEIIRIFARNSEQITNGPQGISAIPGPEGPPSADNQLFGLIDVKPWYWLALTFVIVMVFAVRRLEHSRVGRAWLAVREDEDAAAVMGVYPFKFKLWAFAIGAALGGLSGFLFASRNAFIDPTQFNVNLSILFVAMVVVGGSGNMVGVSLGAVLLAYLPERFREFSDWRWLVFGLAMVLVMILRPQGIIPSRRRTREFKDRAEEAKEAPAHA from the coding sequence ATGATCGACAAAGCTCGTGCCATGGACAGTCGCCGGCTCGCCTTCCTGACCGGGATCGGCGACCGGTTCCGGGCGCTGCCGAAGTGGCAGCGAATGCTCGCCGTGGTGGCCGGCATCGCCTTCCTGTACTACCTGCCGCTGCTCGGCATCCCCGGGCTGACCTGGCTGCGCACCGACTCGATCGAGGGCGGCAACAACTGGGCCGGCGTGCTCTTCGTCTGCGCCATCTACGTGCTGGTCGCGATCGGACTGAACGTGGTGGTCGGCCTGGCCGGCCTGCTCGACCTCGGCTACATCGGCTTCTTCGCCATCGGGGCGTACAGCGTGGCGCTGTTCGGCTCGGTGAACTCGCCGGTGGTGCAGTGGATCCAGCGGGAGTTCGACCTGCCGCCGACCTGGGCGGTGACCTGGGCGGTCTGCGCCTTCCTCGCGCTGGTGCTGACGCTGATCTCCGGGGTGATCCTGGGCTGGCCGACGTTGCGGCTGCGCGGCGACTACCTGGCCATCGTCACGCTCGGCTTCGGCGAGATCATCCGGATCTTCGCCCGGAACTCGGAGCAGATCACCAACGGGCCGCAGGGCATCTCCGCGATCCCCGGCCCGGAGGGCCCGCCGTCGGCGGACAACCAGCTGTTCGGCCTGATCGACGTCAAGCCGTGGTACTGGTTGGCGCTCACCTTCGTCATCGTGATGGTCTTCGCCGTGCGCCGGCTGGAGCACAGCCGGGTCGGCCGGGCCTGGCTGGCCGTGCGGGAGGACGAGGACGCGGCCGCGGTGATGGGGGTCTACCCGTTCAAGTTCAAGCTCTGGGCGTTCGCCATCGGCGCCGCGCTGGGCGGGCTCTCCGGGTTCCTCTTCGCCAGCCGCAACGCCTTCATCGACCCGACCCAGTTCAACGTCAACCTGTCGATCCTCTTCGTCGCCATGGTGGTGGTCGGCGGCTCGGGGAACATGGTCGGCGTCTCGCTGGGCGCGGTGCTGCTGGCGTACCTGCCGGAGCGGTTCCGGGAGTTCAGCGACTGGCGGTGGCTCGTCTTCGGCCTGGCGATGGTGCTGGTGATGATCCTGCGCCCGCAGGGCATCATCCCCAGCCGGCGACGGACCCGGGAGTTCAAGGACCGCGCCGAGGAAGCAAAGGAGGCGCCGGCTCATGCCTGA
- a CDS encoding ABC transporter ATP-binding protein, producing the protein MPDDATAVAAPRIPTQPGPRKPLLEIDDVTLRFGGVVALNEIRFEIYEGEILGMIGPNGAGKTTCFNVMTGVYKPTSGAVRFRGERVSGRKPHQISKLGISRTFQNIRLFPEMTALENVIVGTDSRHKTSVPGALFRLYRKKPKPEEMPQVTAEGGPLRAWQQLKLSAAKVFGISRHTLEERAAERKALDLLRFVGIVDRANDAARNLPYGYQRRLEIARALATEPKLLCLDEPAAGFNPAEKEQLLELIRQIRDRGHTVLLIEHDMRLVMNVTDRIVVLEFGKKIAEGAPSEVSKDPRVIAAYLGESTDAA; encoded by the coding sequence ATGCCTGACGACGCAACCGCGGTGGCGGCGCCCCGCATCCCCACCCAGCCCGGCCCCCGCAAACCGCTGCTGGAGATCGACGACGTCACCCTCCGGTTCGGTGGGGTGGTGGCGCTCAACGAGATCCGGTTCGAGATCTACGAGGGCGAGATCCTCGGCATGATCGGGCCGAACGGCGCCGGCAAGACGACCTGCTTCAACGTCATGACCGGTGTCTACAAGCCCACCTCCGGGGCCGTCCGGTTCCGGGGCGAGCGGGTCAGCGGCCGCAAGCCGCACCAGATCAGCAAGCTCGGCATCTCCCGGACCTTCCAGAACATCCGGCTGTTCCCGGAGATGACCGCGCTGGAGAACGTCATCGTCGGGACCGACTCCCGGCACAAGACGAGCGTGCCGGGGGCGCTGTTCCGGCTCTACCGCAAGAAGCCGAAGCCGGAGGAGATGCCGCAGGTCACCGCCGAGGGCGGTCCGCTGCGGGCCTGGCAGCAGCTGAAGCTGTCGGCGGCGAAGGTGTTCGGGATCTCCCGGCACACCCTGGAGGAGCGGGCCGCCGAGCGCAAGGCGCTCGATCTGCTCCGGTTCGTCGGCATCGTCGACCGGGCCAACGACGCGGCCCGGAATCTGCCGTACGGCTACCAGCGCCGGTTGGAGATCGCCCGCGCGCTGGCCACCGAGCCGAAGCTGCTCTGCCTGGACGAGCCGGCCGCCGGCTTCAACCCGGCGGAGAAGGAGCAGCTGCTCGAGCTGATCCGGCAGATCCGCGACCGGGGTCACACCGTGCTGCTGATCGAGCACGACATGCGGCTGGTCATGAACGTGACCGACCGGATCGTGGTGTTGGAGTTCGGCAAGAAGATCGCCGAGGGGGCACCCTCGGAGGTCAGCAAGGACCCGCGGGTGATCGCCGCCTACCTGGGGGAGTCGACCGATGCTGCTTGA
- a CDS encoding DUF3140 domain-containing protein yields the protein MARTASPETEAAEHYRQFTDAVNMRPGELEKWLTTEESKAAGQHSAGGGESVGHASGRRIVALLRRKRADLSDSDYAHMRKVVGYVHRHLAQRPAGDVTDTRWRHSLMNWGHDPLKR from the coding sequence ATGGCCAGGACGGCGAGTCCGGAAACCGAGGCCGCGGAGCACTACCGGCAGTTCACCGACGCGGTGAACATGCGCCCCGGCGAACTGGAGAAGTGGCTCACGACCGAGGAGTCCAAGGCCGCCGGGCAGCACTCCGCCGGCGGCGGCGAGTCCGTCGGGCACGCCTCCGGCCGGCGGATCGTGGCTCTGCTGCGCCGTAAGCGCGCCGACCTGTCCGATTCCGACTACGCCCACATGCGCAAGGTGGTCGGCTACGTCCACCGCCACCTGGCCCAGCGCCCGGCCGGCGACGTGACCGACACCCGCTGGCGGCACTCCCTGATGAACTGGGGCCACGACCCGCTCAAGCGCTGA